TGAGTTTTACAAGGAAGAAAGCTGGGCACCCCTAAAGCAGGAGGACGTGGACATGGCACAGGATGTGGCTGAGTTCACCTTGGATGGTGTACAGAAGGAAGATGCAGTGAAATATCGGTGCCAGTACCGGGTGTCAAAGCCACGTGGAACATCGGAGCTGAGCGACCCCGTGGAGCTGGTGCTGACAGGTGAGGGCAGTGCCAAAAGCTGATGGCCCTGGGCTGTCCCCACAGGGCCGTGTTCTATTGCTGCTAGCTCTGTTCACTCAGATCCCAACTATCCCCCACCCACCATTTCCCTGAGCCCCAAAGAACCTGTGGAGATGGGGACCAATGTCACCATCCAGTGCTGCAACCAGGAATACAAGGGCATCATCTTCCTGCACAAGGACGGGCTCTCAGCCCCTCTCCAACACCAGAAACCTGATGGTGGGGGCACGGCCACCTTCACCCTCTTTGAGGTGACCCCAGCTGACAGTGGCACCTATAGGTGCTCCTACCGCATTGGGGGTTCCTACTTTCTTTCCTCACTCCTTGGGGAAAACGTGACGCTGGAGGTGACGTCCCCGACTGGATCCCAAGGTAAATCTGATCCTCCCCTTCTGTGCTCCTCACGGTGCCCACGGCTGACAGGACACCAAACTCCACTCAGGTGGTGGCCGGGGATGGGAAACCCAAACACCCACATCCCACAGGTGACAACGGATGGCCCCACGGGACCCTGGTGGCCTCCGTGGCTGGGAGCTGCGCTGCTGCCTTTGCCTTCATCCTGGTCCTTGTCGCCTCTTTTCTCCTCGCTGCCCGCAGACGACGGATTCAAAGCCGTGGTGGGGAACAAGCTAAATGCCTTGATTCCCCAATATTATCCCCCACGGATCTCCCCTGGTGCTGTTCAGGCCCTCCATAACCCTAcatttctctcctcccttttaCGCCTCCCTTTTACGACTCAGGTGCCACCCCCAGAACCTACGAGGCCTTGCAGTTCCAGGTCAGTTTCTGGGTCAGGGGACCCCTAACCCCAACCTGCCCCATTGCCCCTCACCCAGACCTCACCTGGGAACCCCAAACCCTGCCTGTGGGGACTGCAAAGAACCCCCTGCCTTTTATGGCTTCCCATAACGTTGTGTGCACCCCCATATCCAGCCCATGGGGACCCCCGGATCTCCTCCATGCAGATGCCCCCACACCCCAAAATGAAGCCCCCCTGGGATGCTCCAAGCTTTCAACACCCTCAGACCCTATGGGCAGCCCCAAACCACAGCGGGACCCCCAAGCACCACCCCCAATATCACACCCACAGCTTCCCAAAATCGACAGCACCCCAGACCCCCAACCTCACCCCCCCTCTCACATGGACCCCCACACAACGCCATCACCCCCTCAGGCGTTGTTGGCACCCCATGGTCACCCTGctgtccctgtgtgtccccagCTGCCCCCCGCTGACAGCCAGGCTCTGACCTACGCCGAGCTGCAAACTCTGACCCCCAGCACCCCCCCGCCCGGCTCTTTTACCACCCCTGAGCCCCCCACCATCTACGCCGAGGTGGGCACCGGGGGACCCCGCTGAAGCCCCCATCTGTGGACACGAAGACGTGGACGCTGCGTGCGCGCATCAATTGCTCACCATCACCTGTGATTTGCACCCGTGTGCCTGCACATGTGAACACGTGGCTGTGGATTAAACATGTGTGCACCATCCCGTGTGCACCACGGAGGTGCAAACACACACGTGGGACACGCTGGATTCCGTGCCTCTGCGTGTGTCTGCGCCACGCCGTGCGTGTGCACCAACACGTTGCTGCTCATGTGTGTCCTTAGCGTGTGCTCCATGTGTCTGCACTCCATGTATGCCTCCACAGCACACGCGTGTCATCAAAGCTTGCCCTGGGTCTGCACCACGGCGGTCCCCACGGCACACGCGTGTCCTTAGCATGTGCTCCCCGCACCTCCACGACCCGAACCAGCCCCTGTCCCACCACGGTTTTGGGGCAGGATttgtggggaggagggaaaatGCATTTGGGGGATCGTTTGGAAGAGGACCAAGAGGGGTTGTGGGGTTTGCCCAGCAAATGGGGGGAAAGGGGAAGTTTGTGTGTGGGAGCAGCGGTGAAAGGAAGGGCAGGAGAGCTGATTTCCCCCTTTTGGTAGCGAAAGGGGAAATGCTGGACTGTGTGTGAGCTTGATGGAGAGCTAAAAAGCTGGATGGAGGCTTTGAGGACTCAAATATGGAgatttgggtttgggtttggggaGAGAACAAGGAGATTTGGGGTCTGCGTGGAGATTTGGGAGGTGAATGGAGATTTTGTGTCCGGAAGGAGATTTTGGGGTCTGGATGGATATTAGGGGATGCGTGAAGGATTTGGGGGCTGGATGGAGGTTGTGGAGCTGGATATAAAAACTTGGAGCGTATGGAGATTTCTGGGTAGCTGGAAATTTGTGGGGTGGATGGAGATGATGGGGAGCTGATGGAAATTTGGAGGGTGGATGGGAATTTTGGGGCTGGAAGTAGAGATTGGGGCTGGGTGGGGATTTTGGAGCTGGACGGTGTTTAGGAACTGGATGGAGAGTTGTTGAGAGTGACTGAAGATTTGGAGGCTGACTGGGGGGGTGTGAGTGGAGGGGAAGAGTTTGGTGCTGTATGGCGATTTTGGGGGGGTGAATGGAAGCTTTTTGGAGGCTGGGTGGAGATTTTAGGGCTGGATGGGAAGAGTAAGatggaggggaggagaggggaggagaggagatggaggggacgggaagggaggggaggggagaggaggggagagagagaggaggggagaggagaggagaggagaggagaggagaggagaggagaggagaggagaggagaggagaggagaggagaggagaggagaggagaggagaggagaggagaggagaggagaggagaggagaggagaggagaggagaggagaggagaggagaggagaggagaggagaggagaggagaggagaggagaggagaggagaggagaggagaggagaggagaggagaggagaggagaggagaggagaggagaggcacCGCATTCAACACCCTGCTGACAGAAGGCTGAcatcctggcagcagctcagggtgTGTGAAGATATTTGAGGGGATAAGGAAGGATTTTGGGGTTAGAGATGAGCACTTTGGGATTTGGTGTGAGTGGGAAGCGTTTGGGACCAGCCCTGCACCATGTAAGGACCATGTCCTGTtcatggagggagggagggaccCCAAGGACTGCgatgctgtcacacagcagcagctcagcaccacacagcttttattcccccccgccccccccccccagtgggTTTGGagagagaacaagagaaaatgaggaagaattCATCGGTGGAGATAAAATCTCTTGACTGAGactgaaaaggaagagagaaacagcagcaatgataaCCGTACGGATGTGTGAACTTCTGCAAAGCAAGCGATGCACAAAGGAATTGCTCAACACCCAGAGAGCAGTGATAAAAGCAGGGCAGGACGGGAGGcggggggttttgggggggtcTACAGGGGATCTGTGGGGCGTCTGTAGGAGAtggaaggggaggaaaggggcGTTTTGGGGGATCTCCATAAGAGGGGTGGATTGGGACAGATCAGGGTGTCTCAGGAATGGTGGCGGCGTTTGGGAGCGGAGCGGCGAGGATTTGGACGTCTCAGGGCGTGTTGAGATATTCGAGGGGATAAGGAAGGATTTTGGGGTAAGAGTTGAGCATTTTGGGGATCTGGTGTGAGTGGGAAGCGTTTGGGGTGCAGCAGTGAGAGTTTGGGGTTGTTAGATGAGGGGAGATCAGCTGTTAGGGCGTAAGGAGAGGACATCAGGGGGTCCCAAGCAGGGAATTTGTCCCCTTCCACACACCCCCAAAAAACGAAGCAGCTGGGGAGGCCCATCAGCACGGCAACTCAGAGCTCACGGCGGTGTAGATAACGGGGGgttggggggcggggggggagcTGGGGGGCTGGGAGCACGGGGGTGGCAGCCGGCATCTCGACGTAAGTCAGATCCTCGCTGTCCCTGAGGGGCACCTGGAGATACGGGAGGAGAGCGGGGTGCTGCCATGGGGGTCCCCAAGTCGGGTGGGCTGAGGTTGGGCCTCTGGTGTagggatggggaggatgtgACTGTGAGGGTGAGTCTGGAGATCTGGGGGGGCTCAAATTGGGGTCTGCAAGGGGGATATTTGGGGCCCAGCTACGGTCTTGGGGTGTTTATTAGGGGCTGGGGGAATAcaggggtttgttttttgtgttccCTATGGGTCACTGGGATTCCGTGTGGGTGCATTTAGGGCCCCTCTGCTCAAGTTGTACGTGCCTGTATGTTCAGGGGGGGGGAAATCAAGGCTTGGAGGGATTCTGTGGGTCTGGGGGCTTCAGTTTGTGGGCTGAGGGTTCCAAGCATTGCAGATTTGGATTTCCCATGAGCTGGACACAGGTGGGGCACATAAATGTCAGAGGAAGCCATAGGAGGCTGGGGGTCGTTTGTGGGCCCCATGGGAAGGGTGTGGGTCTCCATAGCGATGTTCTCTGCATGCCCCAAGGGGTGAACTGGGATTTGGGGTCCGCTGCCCCAGGCACTTACCTGGAATGGCACTGAGTTGGGCGTTTCAGGGGTGAGACCTGCATCGAAAAGGGCAAGGAGAAGGGTGGGGGTTATGTGGGGTCTCGAGGGATGACTGGGGGGGTCCATAAAGATCTGTAAGGGATGGAAGAACATCTAGGGGAAATATGGGGGGATCCATAAGGATTTGTAAGGGATGGATGAAGATGTAGGGGAAAGCTGGGGGGGTCCATAAAGATCTGTGAGGGATGGAAGAACACGTAGGGAAAAGCTGGGGGGATCCATAAAGATCTGTAAGGGATGGAAGAAGATGTAGGGGAAACCTGGGGGGATCCATAAGGATTTGTAAGGGGTGGAAGAAGATGTAGGGGAAACCTGGGGGGATCCATAAGGATTTGTAAGGGGTGGAAGAAGATGTAGGGGAAAGCTGGGGGGATCCATAAAGATCTGTAAGGGATCGAAGAACACGTAGGGGAAAGCTGGGGGGATCCATAAGGATTTGTAAGGGGTGGAAGAAGATGTAGGGGAAAGCTGGGGGGATCCATAAAGATCTGTGAGGGATGGAAGAACACATAGGGGAAACCTGGGGGGATCCATAAAGATCTGTAAGGGATGGAAGAAGATGTAGGGGAAACCTGGGGGGGTCCATAAAGATCTGTGAGGGATCGAAGAAGATTTAGGGGGAACCTGGGGGGATCCATAAAGATCTGTGAGGGATGGAAGAACATGTAGGGGAAACCTGGGGGGATCCATAAGGATTTGTAAGGGATGGAAGAAGATGTAGGGGAAAGCTGGGGGGATCCATAAGGATTTGTAAGGGATGGATGAAGATGTAGGGGAAAGCTGGGGGAATCCATAAGGATCTGTAAGGGATGGAAGAAGATTTAGGGGAAACCTGGGGGGATCCATAAGGATTTGTAAGGGATGGAAGAAGATGTAGGGGAAACCTGGGGGGATCCATAAGGATTTGTAAGGGATGGATGAAGATGTAGGGGAAAGCTGgggggatccataaggatcTGTAAGGGATGGAAGAAGATGTAGGGGAAACCTGGGGGGATCCATAAGGATTTGTAAGGGGTGGAAGAAGATGTAGGGGAAAGCTGGGGGGATCCATAAAGATCTGTAAGGGATCGAAGAACACGTAGGGGAAAGCTGGGGGGATCCATAAGGATTTGTAAGGGGTGGAAGAAGATGTAGGGGAAAGCTGGGGGGATCCATAAAGATCTGTGAGGGATGGAAGAACACATAGGGGAAACCTGGGGGGATCCATAAAGATCTGTAAGGGATGGAAGAAGATGTAGGGGAAACCTGGGGGGGTCCATAAAGATCTGTGAGGGATCGAAGAAGATTTAGGGGGAACCTGGGGGGATCCATAAAGATCTGTGAGGGATGGAAGAACATGTAGGGGAAACCTGGGGGGATCCATAAGGATTTGTAAGGGATGGAAGAAGATGTAGGGGAAAGCTGGGGGGATCCATAAGGATTTGTAAGGGATGGATGAAGATGTAGGGGAAAGCTGGGGGAATCCATAAGGATCTGTAAGGGATGGAAGAAGATTTAGGGGAAACCTGGGGGGATCCATAAGGATTTGTAAGGGATGGAAGAAGATGTAGGGGAAACCTGGGGGGATCCATAAGGATTTGTAAGGGATGGATGAAGATGTAGGGGAAAGCTGGGGGGATCCATAAGGATTTGTAAGGGATGGATGAAGATGTAGGGGAAAGCTGGGGGGGTCCATAAAGATCTGTAAGGGATGGAAGAACACGTAGGGGAAAGCTGgggggatccataaggatcTGTAAGGGATGGAAGAAGACGTAGGGGAAACCTGgggggatccataaggatcTGTAAGGGATGGAAGAACACGTAGGGGAAAGCTGGGGGGATCCATAAGGATTTGTAAGGGATGGAAGAAGATGTAGGGGAAACCTGGGGGGATCCATAAGGAATTGTAAGGGGTGGAAGAAGATGTAGGGGAAAGCTGGGGGGATCCATAAGGAATTGTAAGGGGTGGAAGAAGATGTAGGGGAAAGCTGGGGGGATCCATAAAGATCTGTGAGGGATGGAAGAAGATGTACAAGAAACCTGgggggatccataaggatcTGTAAGGGATGGAAGAACAAGTAGGGGAAAGCTGGGGGGATCCATAAGGATTTGTAAGGGGTGGAAGAAGATGTAGGGGAAAGC
Above is a genomic segment from Lagopus muta isolate bLagMut1 unplaced genomic scaffold, bLagMut1 primary scaffold_91, whole genome shotgun sequence containing:
- the LOC125687836 gene encoding leukocyte immunoglobulin-like receptor subfamily B member 2; the encoded protein is MAPTALALILGWWLAAASGAQHVPRPSLLLHPSHGVSLGDAVTLRCHLPWLAARVEFYKEESWAPLKQEDVDMAQDVAEFTLDGVQKEDAVKYRCQYRVSKPRGTSELSDPVELVLTDPNYPPPTISLSPKEPVEMGTNVTIQCCNQEYKGIIFLHKDGLSAPLQHQKPDGGGTATFTLFEVTPADSGTYRCSYRIGGSYFLSSLLGENVTLEVTSPTGSQGDNGWPHGTLVASVAGSCAAAFAFILVLVASFLLAARRRRIQSRGATPRTYEALQFQLPPADSQALTYAELQTLTPSTPPPGSFTTPEPPTIYAEVGTGGPR